CTGTGCGTGGTCACATTCAAGTAGACTTTGTCTTTGTAAGCCAGTGAGGCCACCACGATGGAGTCGACAGACCTGATCTGGCTCAGGACCAGGAGGGGTCTCTGGCCCTTCCGGTAGTGAAGGCTGACGTTGACCTCCTGGGAGAAGTAGGCCTTCAGGGAGATGAGATAAAACCCATCGCAGTTGATGACGATTGAGTTGTTTTGCACCTTCATGACATCATCCTTGTTTTGGGATGTGAGGATGAAACCTTTCTCCTTCTCATACTCTAGGGAGGGTAGggcaagaattaaaaaaaaataaaagaatgaaaaaagagtgATTCCTAAGTACAGCACTAGGCAACAATCTTCCAATACTTCTGAAATCAGGTGAAGAGAGAGTGACAGGAAGAGATTCTGAAGAGAGTAGAAGCACAATAGTGCTGTTTCTACTGTGGGCTGGAATCTGCTCTGCCAGGGGAATGCAAGACGCAAAACCAACAGTGGCCAAGACAGTCTCAGCGGGGCTGGCATTCAGGAGCCGAGAGGTTATAGCAATTGTCACAACAGACCTATGGCAGGAAAGGTAGCTTCAAGGTTTCCCTAATGTTTCAGAACAGGGAGGGATT
This region of Microcebus murinus isolate Inina chromosome 2, M.murinus_Inina_mat1.0, whole genome shotgun sequence genomic DNA includes:
- the TNFSF4 gene encoding tumor necrosis factor ligand superfamily member 4 isoform X3; translated protein: MEAKTLKVPPPIQSIKVQFTKYEKEKGFILTSQNKDDVMKVQNNSIVINCDGFYLISLKAYFSQEVNVSLHYRKGQRPLLVLSQIRSVDSIVVASLAYKDKVYLNVTTHSSFPDSLHANGGELILIHQNPGEFCAH